The Porites lutea chromosome 7, jaPorLute2.1, whole genome shotgun sequence genome includes the window CAAAAAATTGTCCCAAGTGTACCTGTATACAGACATTGTCAGAAAAGGAAGTCTGTAATGTTGTCCCAGAATAGAATGTCATGTCCTGTTTTTTCATTCTACATCTTGGATCCCAGTACCAGGTTTCTAAACCATTTTATGATGGTAGTGATCTTTGCAAATGGCAAATGTCAGGGCAAATGACATTTCTTAGtctggcaatttttttttactatacaACTGTAGGTCTTGTCAGGGGGTTCAAAGTTCATGTCTGAAGATGTCAATTTTGACCCATTTTCAGGGCtcaaaaaaaacctaaaaatccCAGCTTGTcgtttgggcaagcagctctcacattttgttTTCCTGGGGCCACTACTGACCTGGACCCTTGTCCATTGGGCAAGTGAACTTCAAAAGTTACTTGCTTAGCAAGAAAATGTACTTGTCCCAGACTACTAAATCagacttttttaaaactctttctCTTTAACTTCACTCAGGCTGCCATTTTTGGCAGTGGATGCTGGGCaactagccatgatgttaatgAAGTAGGAGTTGCATGTTGTACATCAGGTTTGTTGGATTTTGTATgctactttttttttcgctccaAGGGCTCTTTCCTACTCTTCACTACAGAGCGATACCCTAGTAACAAGGTTGAATTTGCTACTAGAGCActcattttgtatttgttttattagGCTGTGGGGAACACTTGATCAAGACTCTGCTTGCTAAAGAATGTGCAAACTTAGCCTTAAATAGGTGAGTTTAGACAGTACAAGGTATGTTGACCTTGGTCCATTGCCTAGAATGTGAGTGGGGAGAAGGAATTCCTTACTTTTCCCATATCGGGACTTTCCACTGAAAATTAGGTTATGTCTTTTTAGGCCTCTCTAGGGTCCCTCTATCCTGAATGAACTATGCAATGTTGGGTTAACCTGTGATCAGGTGGTCCTTTGCTAACTTTCGTGCTATCCCCCAAAAAGGAATGCCTAATCACCAGTTAATGTTGGGTGGGCTTTCCCAAAACAAGACCTTATTCTTCAGAAAAAGACAGCAGAGCACATATTTTGTCTGTTGTCCTGAACAGTGTGCTAAAATAGAGTTTGTTTTCTGATACAGGGTTGGTATCTTaagtcttttttctctctctcctaAACAGGGTTAGTCAATGCACAACACACCAGGGTATCCATTATCATTTCCAATTGTTTTTGAATGAGGTTTGGATCAGAAGTTGAGTTGACAAAGAAAACGGACCAAACCTGTCACAAACGTGACCATTTTCACTCAAATTAGAAAGTCtctaaaaagtttttttttttttttttcccagagaTGCAGTCAGTGCGGTTCAGGAGGGGCTTGGTAGCAAGTTTTTAGGTATGTTTTGCCAGTTAAACCAACACTTGAAGACTTCTTCTGAACAAGCCTAAGCCTGTTGCAGTAGCCTTAGCCTGTTGTTCAGATAACCGGTACTATACATTGCAAAGAGAAGTGAGCTCTTTTTTTCCCTCCATCCTCCTTTTCTCAGCACTCCCCACTATCTAGatgcttggaacaggctaaaccACAATGTTAAACTAACAAGAGCGAATACTATTTGGAATCccaaaatcttagttttttataaTTATGGTTTCTTTAAATTaaggaatttttctttcaacacaAGCGTTCTCCATTTCTTTCCCCGTACTTTCCCTGAACTCATAATCAACGCAGATTGCTGTTTTTGTCCTCTATTTAGGTTCAAGTCTTCTTTCATCCGTGACGAAAAAGTTAGGAGGAGTGTTGTTGCTACGAGtagagggaggggagggtaatGAAGGTAAGTGACAGTCCTCCTACGCTAGCGTTATCGCACAAATTTCGCACTAAACTCGTAGAAGCTTGACTCTGGGACTATGCAAGATTGCTTAAGATAGTTCTGTGACAAAAGAAAGTTATTAATTGACTTGTGTCAGTGTAGGCGTCAATTCATTTGCAAAGTAGCCTATCCCAAAAGAATCttacctagcctgcgagcaagatGTCGAGGTGAGAAGATGATGGAAAACAGCGATAATTCATATCCTTGAGGAGCTTTTTCTTTCCATGCGTGCTCTTCTGTGCAGTTATCTACAGATGCCGTTCTAGATCAATGATATAGTGTCACGCTTACTTGTTGTTGGCAACGTTTTCATTTGAAAGGTCAAAGTAATGTGGCGCTTGCTACATATTTTCACAAATATGATTGGCTACAAAAGCCCTCGCTTTCTTTTGTCAACCAATCATGACGTGGGCGTTTtcatttttcccgcgcttggcaGCGGCTACGCGTTTTAGTGcgaattctgattggtttatttcGTCCTGATTTTCTCATTGGCCAGAGTTTATTGGCTAAACTAACCGGTTTGAAAACCCATTTGTATCTCTACAGACTGCACTGTTGATCTCGTCTGGGGTCATACAACAGACAGCATGTGTATTGGCTACATGGCAGAACAGGACAAAAAACCAAAAGTACGCAAAGTACTTTATTTATATGCTGGTAGAGTTACTATTGTATCTATAGCTTGCTCGTTCCCTGTGCCCGTTTCTCGGAAGTCCCGgtaacaacaacatcttttagTTCCGGCCTCTTAagtatcgggactttcgagaaacgggccgcTAGGAAGAGCTTTCTAGCATGTTATGTGGTTCTATAAAATCTTTCATTCTATTAAAGACGAAATCTAGTGCTACATAACTATGGAAATAAAAGCCTTTTTCGTTTGGTACTCTTTGCTTTGGACAATATTACAAATTTAGGAATAAAAGATACCACTGTTGCACTTGAGATTTTTTAAATGGCTTGATTATTACCATTTCATCCGTTATTAACCCCTCGTAAGGTGTAGTTGCATATaacttcttgtttgtttgtttttgtttttcaaggtgCGACTGTCCCGTTTGCAGCCAGGTCAGGTGGTTCCCTTATCAGTGGAAGGCACAGTTTACAGACTGTCCAATAGCTAGCATAGAGTTAGCATAAAAAGAATAACCACAATGAAACATGAGAGATCGGTGTTTGTACCAGTGGGGAAATTTCCAGGTAGGAAGCCTGTGCCGCTGAATTCCATCAGTACATTTAATGTGTAGGAAGCCTGCGCTACTGAGTTTCATCTTTACTTTCACAGTGTAGGAATCGCGTGCTGCTACGGCAGAGTCTTTAGAGACAGTGGAACTTTTGGAGGGAGTTTATCATATAAGCAAAAAGAATGTACGCACAGAATTTGAAACTAATACAGTTGTAGAAAAATATGGAAATAACcaaagttttaaataaaagtgtttttgtacactttcttcttcttcccaTCGTCCTTCTTGTGAATTGAATTTTGCAGGAGAATCTAATAAACCatgcgttattttttttacagtatgTAGAGGGTAGACGAACGAGGAATGAATTTAATAAAGCTTAAGTCTTACAACAAAATCACTCACAAGAGGCAGATAAACTTATGTTCACGTATTTATtgtaataatttcttttttaacattatGTACAACAAAATCAGTGCAACACTTAGCAACGATCATGTACTTGgaaatagtccattttcgaaataaaaattaccgctgaatataaacattaacgacacattcatacaaggttagcctcgacgtaaagtaaaatattcagaaattctagcaagtaagtgtttgaaatttgaatacaCACAGTAGACAGAGTGATAAACGGGTCTTTCTCTCGTTGGAAATTATGAgtatattacttcagattgaggctaaggctgtaaaaagtgcgtcttcacttctttaattcagcggtcatagcgaactcgaaaatggactattacACAGTTTTAAAACAATCAGATAATGCTCCCAAAAAATCGAGTAAATATGTATATACACGCCTATTTTAAGCTCTCTATAAAACTTTTCGTGAATCCTCATcacgtacccagatctcttcgATCACTTCCATGTAAGAACGAAATAAATATAAAAGCTACGGAAAGCGGTTTAATACTGTACACCGCCCTTTCAAATTGTTTACATTGCACTGGATTGCACTGTTTTCAAATACATTTTTCCGCTTGTTATTACTTATTATACtaattgtattaattttttctgtGCTAATAACAACATCAATTACTCCATTACTTTCCTATGATTATTGCTATGTTGATTATATATAGATGAAACAATTTCTAGACTAGCATTTAATTAAAAACCCGTGTCCTGATAATAGTCCAAGGTAAGTATATCAGTATTTTATGCAGAAAAGGAAGATaatagttttgaaattttgttgcAGACTGAGACCAGCTCACCCTAACAGTTAAGAAATGTAACTTCAAATGACATCGCCTAAACATgagaaacatttttttcctgGCCTTTACTGAGTCATCTTTTTATCAGAAGACAGTCATAAAAAATAACTACATGGGATATGTAAAAAGAATCTATGACTGCccaactttttaaaaagatataataacaaaatagtCCTATATAATGCTCAAAGACAACTCAGATTATCAGCTTCAATGCACTCTAATACTGTTTAAAATATGAAGTATCTTCTTGAGCTGAAAATGCCAGTGTAAATCGACTTGTTGGAATAACGTCAGAGACCTGCGCCATTTGGTTTTGAGGTCTTCTTTTCGCATCAGTCTGCCTGGAAAACCTGAAAGACAAAGAATAAAACCAAATTTTCAAGATACTGAAACTCATGTGAGACGGATAAGGTGTACAAAGACTACAAACATATAGAGCTATAAGGATCGTCTCGAATTTCTGGACAATGCGTAACGTGAGTAAAACCTTAAACGTTTCTTTATCGCCAGAATGTATGAGCTCCTACTATATTTAGATCGCTCGATACTGGCTATTATCTCTGGAAAAAGCTTTGCCTCGTTGTCTGAAGGTCTTGATCCGCCACTGTTAGCAGTTGCTCTAGGATCGTCACATAGTCGGAAATATCGTCTTACAATAAATTTGTTACATGACTACCTAAATCAGTTATAAGTAGGGATATCAATGAGAGTTTACTGACCAGTAGCTTTTGCCAGCTTGCCCGTAGAGAATTGATCGGCTACAACTAGCTTATTCTCAATCTCacagctgaaaaataaaacgGTCATCAAAATTGAGCATAATGTATCATGATAGATAGTAGTATAAGAGTGTAGAGACGTATATGTCCATACAGGAGTAAGGTGTTAAATTCCATcgcaaaaaaatgtgattttttacAGTGTTGCCctctcagagattttggcgagAAACATTTGCATTGGtggatgtcatgtgacctcgaggTAACCAATGAGACCGTGCGCTGTTGGGAACAAATTTGCCGCTATATAACAATTTTTGTTGGTTCTCACCTGGCAAACGGGAGGTTGAAGCGCTTTCTCAATGCGAGATCATAGGCTAACAAACCTAATGGTCTGTTGATACAAACTCTCTTCAACCTCCCCTCAAACCTGTGAAAATTAAGATTGGTAGTGAGAGAATGACATCAACACATTATCAACATAAAAGTGAAACAGTGAGTTAATTTCATTTCTCgtgattcatttatttacattcTTTTGCAGAGTAttgatattttaattttataatcaCAATTTTTCTCCAGAAATGATGATTATGATTGCGAGGAGCACACTTTCTTATAACATGAGGAAAACAACTTCGATAATTTTCCCACTTGTTACTGGAAAGGATGCCGATGATTTATAGGATGAATGGGAAAAGAAGAAGGGaacaaaattggaaaaacaaGACAACTAAACAAAAGGGACGAAAAGTTGCGTTTTTCACTCAGCTATTTTTAGACACTCTGTTACAAGGCATTCTGCTTCATTCTGCTTACGATTGGGCTCGATATCACTAGCCGCTGAACGGGAGACGAGCCCGCGCTCCTCCCCCACTCTTCTCGGGGATGACCGAGAGCGCAGCGGAAGTCGAGCCTAGCGTAAAATGGAATAACAAGCGCAAACCAAACACCGGTTTTGCACGCAGAAAACTACGAAAGTAACACcaaatatttttaatgttaCCTCATCTGCAGCCTTTGGCAGAGCTTCTCAATCAGGCCAGCACACATTCTGCTGCAGCCTGCCTCGTTATCAATATCTTCGATAACAATTACAAAGGGGTCACACCCAACCTTTGTTTCAATTTCTTTGGGAATAGTTCTGTAGGGTGATAATTAAGAAAAAGTCAGCGTTAAGAGACCTCCTTAGAGACCTGTTTAGCGTGTTTTATTTAAGACAGCGCGATGTATCTCTCAATTTTAATTTCGTTCTACAAAACGGTCAATTCTGGAGAATtgtctttgaaattttgaacttAGGTAGAATATCCCATTGCTTTGATGCGCATTCTAAGCTACGGAACTCCCGTTTCCCTTCTATTTTTTGCGTACTGATCCAGAATAATACAgaaggtggtggtggtgggggggggggggggggttacccAGATATAACTTTCCCTTAAACAAAACCAGCTGAAAACATTTGAATACTAAGAAGTTCCCAGCTGAGGCTCATTCTGTCATCCCTTCTGTGAACTTTTTGATAAAGACCGTAAATATATGATGGTCATGAACTCGAACCAACCTCGTCCCAAATTTTCTGCCTGTCGCTGCCCTAtgggaaaacgagaagacccaggggacgaggttgggtgAATCTCCTCAGTACCCCGGGATACAAATCAGAATCAGGATCCCAGcgacacatccccacccaaaaattcttAAAGTAACCTCCCCCTCCCGGGCTCTGTACCTACCTTAGAAAGTACTCCAAGGCCGTGGAGTTCCCCCAAGGAAGGGAATGAATGGGTCTATTATCATTAGTCCTGATCTCCAACAAGGGCCTTGGAGTGAGTGATAATAAGTGGAATCCATATTCATGAAATCCTTTATAGTTCAGACAAGATTTCACAGATGAAAACAACTGTTCTTTAGCATACAACTCCAGCCACTCGTAATGATCTTTTCTCGTCATAAAAGACAGAACAGAGAAGTCCTCATAATGGATGTTTGAGGCTGGGGTTATTTTCTGTGGTGCACTCTGCTCGAAAGGAGAACTGCATTCTAACGTGGATTGAATCACAGTCTCCTCGAGCAGGTCAACATACCACGTAGTTGTTCTCTTGTTCACCTGGCAAAAATCATATTAAAATAGTATAAAGTAAAgtcttttttaacaaaaatccTTGAAGAGAGATTCATTCAAATTTGCGTGTAATTAAAACATGTCTTACTCTATGaataaaaaatgtcattttttatttaagctgttctaaaatttcaaatttaaaagcGCTGATTTATGCACGCGTTCAGTGACCGCGCGCAGCAGTCAAATCATACTAACATCAGTATAAATTTAAAGCGGAGAGACGGCAGGCAGACAGACGGTTCTAACAATcggtacattttaaaaatacattggAAATTGAAATCGAAACcatcttttgtctttatttgtttgtttttgtcctcAGTCGCCTTTTCTTCGAAGCGCTCGTTGTTCAGTAACGGCTCAATCTTTCTACGCACGCGCGCGAGACATGGAGAAaacgcgctgtgattggtcattttcaatttaaattcgTTTCCTTTTATGGTCAAACTGGACACACGTGGGGCCTGCAAACAATGTCCTATGATTGGTCAGAATTATTcaaatttttcccttttatGGTTACGTTCATTCCGGCCACGTGGCCTACAAATAACGCCCTTCGATTGGTCagaattatttcaaatttgtgcCCTTATATGGCAAGGCTGACGCCATATGTTTTCAACGGCCTTACCACGCACTCTCGGAAACCCCAATGAAAGATGCataaattggcatttttttccatttattacAAAACGTTCATCAACCACTAAGTTGAGCTTACCCTCTTCCTCTCAAATACTTGCGAAAATCTCAATTTGCTCTGATTACAACCCATTTCAGGCACTATTTCTCTTCAATTCAAGTGACATAAGTCAAGTGTACACAATGAGAGACAGTGCAAACTGAAGCGCGCTCGCGTGTGGCGTGTCGTTATATACTATACCATGACGTCACATTGTGACGTACTGGATTTGTTCTTTAAGTTGATTGGCTGAACTGAAAGCGAGGCCAGGTTTAAAATTTCAGTTGCGTTTGCGCCTGCGTTTCCGTTGGAACGAGGACTTTAGCATGAATGAAAATCAGCACATGAATCAGCAAGAGCTGAACTTTTTCAGAAGCAAAATTAAAGCCGGTATGGATAGCAACAGATAGACATTCTCAGAGGGAACAAAACTTCTCTTTTATGCAACCAGACAAGTTTCCACAGCATATCCATCATAATCAGTTTAAACTCACCTGAAAATCACCGTTGAATTTTATCGCGCCGATTAAGATCAAATTCCGTACACTTGGTTTTAACAGAAACTCAAGGGTTTTTGGTTATAGTAAGGAGccgtttttttaattaaacagATAAGATTTTGGGGAGATACAAATTTTGCCTCCTTTTAATCACATAGCCTTAACACAAAGAATGATGACTGATTAAATCCCACATGATCGGCTTTGAGAGAACCCACGTACAACTTTTGAAAATCATGCTGTTAAAATTTATTCACTCGTCATGAATCAATAGACCAATTTCAATGTTTTAAGAAGATGAGCGTACAGCACGCAGCGGGAAAAAGCCAACCAAAAAATATAACAGGCAGACGAAATATAGCGCGGGGATCCAGTGTGCCCCTAAATACAGCCCGGAACCAGGAGCGAAGTCGAAAAATCAACCACTTAGGTATTAAGAAGACCTTGGAGAGAACGGTTGGCTCCGCTCTAGTTCCGCACGAAAGTAGTGCCTTTTAACGAGGCAGATTAGAATTTGCGCACGGAAACTCACTACACGATATAATATAAAAGATACTTAAGTTTACTCTGAGGATAGCTAGATACTCCTCTTTTAAACACTAGCTTATCAACTACAATTTAGTTTGTGTCTGGCTcatttttttatgcaaaatgttgaACAAGCTAGATCTGACATCAGTAGTTACTAGTCCCAAGCTACGTCATCAGCTCTCCATGGCGTTTGCATAAGGAGTGCCTCGTCTAATGTTTATTGGATACTTCCCGTATCAGGATGCCGTATGGACGAACGTCGGCTGTACTACCCCCACGGGACAACCAGTAATCCGCTCCTACTGTGGTTTGTGCAGCTGGGATGATTTGAAGATGACCATTCTTCTGATCAGGATTAACTCGATTCTGTAATACAATCTTGTAGGTTTTTCCCTGATAAGTGAACTCCTGTGCGTACAGCTTCTCAATCATTTCCAGGTTGGGGCTGGTGTAAATGCCTCTTCCAAATAACTCTCTCGACCCAGGTTTATAACCCTCTTTTAAAATCAGCTTTGCACTCTTCATATTTGTTCCGTGATAGGACACAGGCCACTCCCCAGGGGCCTCTTCTGTTCGTATCCCGTTTGGGCCGAGCCAGGTATTATCTCCATATTTGCCCACGACTTTGATCGCAATTCTCTTCCAACCATAAGGTCGCTTATACTGGAAGCCCCCTCTCATGTATCTCGTACCATCATCTCTGACATTACTGAAGTCATAATCAAAAGCAGGATGAAGTTCGTCTGTATTAAACGCGCACTGGGATCCTCCGCCGGTCGTACAAATCACCATGAAAATGGTTTCATCAGGTTGGATTCCATGATCGTTAATAGTTCGATGATTTTCAAGCTGTTTAGCAGTGTATATTAGTTTGATCTCATCGGTGGATATACCTTCCGTTTCCTCAATTTTAGCTTTTACCTGCTCAATAGTATCGTCTCCTGTCACTTGAATAGTTATAGTATTGCCTGATAAACCCCGTACATAAACATTGAATTTCTTTCCAGCTTCAACTTTCTCCACGGTCTCTACTGGCTTCATGATGTACGTCTGGCTGAAAAGATCGTGTATGGAATACTTCCCTCCAGTCTTCTGCGGTACGACTTCTGTACCAAGTATAGCTGAAAACCCCGCGCTCAATAGATCTAAGTTAGACATTTCGCTGAAGACAAATGATCGAGGCAACCAGATTGCAGATATgagcaaaatttaaattaatGGAGAAGTATTTCTATATATGGTGTGGAACATTGTCACGCGAAGGCTTCCTGTTTTTCGTGGAAACCGTCTGGTGGCTCTGTTATTATTAAAGgctatagatggttttcacagtgacgtcatcaaactgttaagtcaaaacagcgaggttttacgaattcttatttacactaggttgaagataaacaaaaaataaatctttgttcaagtttccattcccgtagcatgtttcatttcgaaaatacagcaatacgaacttccgagttttcacagtgcgtgacaccaaaacaggaatgctgtctcgttgaaaaaagtctctcctcttgattttcagcagtataaccatttcaagtattacaagatatgtttatgcgcgcGTAGGCTGGTTCTCGAgcgaaaagaaagagcttttatagaaaaagtgaactccagatgttttgttgatttccggcggccatattggtggaccaaaacgatacaccaatatggcgtctccattcAAAGCTCTACaagggtgcgtgaaacgtttcggcaaataactcagaaactgtgggccacaaagaccttagacttggacaaattgtttatatattagtcttttgtaacatgtcattttctcggcttcttccactggacggtttccaatttatttttttgttgcgtgacagtgaaaacgatctattgaaCTATGACGAACTTtacgtcataactttttcggtTTTCACAcaatggctgcgaaactttgagaagattttgtaaaaaatgtttATCGCCAGTGAATTGATTATCTcatattattgccgaatgatagcTGTTGTTCTTCTCAAAGTTTCGAAGGCTTCGTgtgaaaatcgaaaaagttatgccATAAAATTTTACATAGTTTAATGCGCCTCAGCTGTAATTTTTATTGATATAACAACGGAGCCACTTTTTAAGGTGGCAAAAGACTTTTTCCATTCGCATCCCCATATGGACGTACATCGGCTGCGTATCCTCCGCGGGACAGCC containing:
- the LOC140943514 gene encoding uncharacterized protein, whose translation is MGCNQSKLRFSQVFERKRVNKRTTTWYVDLLEETVIQSTLECSSPFEQSAPQKITPASNIHYEDFSVLSFMTRKDHYEWLELYAKEQLFSSVKSCLNYKGFHEYGFHLLSLTPRPLLEIRTNDNRPIHSLPWGNSTALEYFLRTIPKEIETKVGCDPFVIVIEDIDNEAGCSRMCAGLIEKLCQRLQMRFEGRLKRVCINRPLGLLAYDLALRKRFNLPFASCEIENKLVVADQFSTGKLAKATGFPGRLMRKEDLKTKWRRSLTLFQQVDLHWHFQLKKILHILNSIRVH
- the LOC140943179 gene encoding uncharacterized protein; the protein is MSNLDLLSAGFSAILGTEVVPQKTGGKYSIHDLFSQTYIMKPVETVEKVEAGKKFNVYVRGLSGNTITIQVTGDDTIEQVKAKIEETEGISTDEIKLIYTAKQLENHRTINDHGIQPDETIFMVICTTGGGSQCAFNTDELHPAFDYDFSNVRDDGTRYMRGGFQYKRPYGWKRIAIKVVGKYGDNTWLGPNGIRTEEAPGEWPVSYHGTNMKSAKLILKEGYKPGSRELFGRGIYTSPNLEMIEKLYAQEFTYQGKTYKIVLQNRVNPDQKNGHLQIIPAAQTTVGADYWLSRGGSTADVRPYGILIREVSNKH